One part of the Quercus lobata isolate SW786 chromosome 7, ValleyOak3.0 Primary Assembly, whole genome shotgun sequence genome encodes these proteins:
- the LOC115952448 gene encoding uncharacterized protein LOC115952448, producing the protein MAKLLESWEGLEGKVVMVTGASSGIGRDFCINLAKAGCKILAAARRVDRLQSLCHELNQLSGSASGLASTRYPRAVAVELDLTADGPTIEKSVQKAWDVFGHIHALINNAGFRGTVQSPLDLSEEEWNQAIRTNLTGTWLVSKYVGRHMRDAKQGGSIINISSIAGLDRGQLPGGHAYAASKTGVNVLTKGMAVELGVYKIRVNSISPGLFKSEITEGLMQKEWLHNVTMKSIPLRDTGTADPALTSLIRYLIHDSSEYVSGNLFIVDAGATLPGVPIYSSL; encoded by the exons atggctaagttGTTGGAGTCATGGGAAGGGCTGGAGGGAAAAGTGGTGATGGTGACTGGAGCTTCATCAGGCATTGGTCGAGACTTCTGTATCAACTTGGCTAAAGCTGGCTGCAAGATTCTTGCTGCGGCTCGACGTGTCGATCGACTCCAATCACTCTGTCATGAACTCAATCAGCTATCGGGTTCGGCTTCGGGTTTGGCTTCGACAAGGTACCCAAGAGCCGTGGCTGTGGAGCTCGACCTCACCGCTGATGGACCCACCATCGAAAAGTCTGTTCAGAAGGCTTGGGACGTGTTTGGTCATATCCATGCCTTGATTAACAATGCCGGATTTCGAG GTACTGTGCAATCTCCATTAGatttgtccgaggaggaatggaATCAGGCTATCAGAACAAACTTAACAGGAACCTGGTTGGTGTCAAAATATGTCGGCAGGCATATGCGTGATGCGAAGCAGGGAGGATCAATCATAAACATATCTTCAATTGCTGGTCTTGACCGTGGGCAATTGCCTGGAGGGCATGCCTATGCTGCCTCAAAGACAGGCGTAAACGTCTTGACAAAG GGCATGGCTGTGGAATTGGGTGTATACAAAATTAGAGTGAATTCTATATCACCTGGCCTTTTTAAGTCTGAAATTACTGAGGGTCTTATGCAAAAAGAGTGGCTGCATAATGTGACAATGAAATCTATCCCTTTAAGAGACACTGGCACCGCAGATCCAGCATTGACATCACTTATTCGATACTTAATACATGACTCTTCTGAATATGTTTCGGGCAACCTGTTCATTGTTGATGCTGGTGCCACCTTACCAGGTGTCCCTATTTATTCTTCCCTTTGA
- the LOC115951580 gene encoding uncharacterized protein LOC115951580, protein MAEGDNLSRKMLREMAWKLLNVVEITQLAKTEQEIHIVVKVRASNTHWVLSSIYASPRLAERKLLWNNLFVVAPLYSLPWLMLGDFNELLSCQDKLGGNPLIPSRVLSFKECLDSCGMVDIGFHGPRFTWVNKREAGHYIQERLNRGFANIDWREIYPEAAVHHLACIHSDHCPVLLSLDNSPTSKFHRPFCFQSVWMSHPLFPKVVDDSWVIDRAFKANVDSFTNNVKVWNKEIFGNIFHRKHRVEARLRGIQNNIANGPNDFLLNLENQLRKEYFEILAQEEEFWSVKSRYNGLI, encoded by the exons ATGGCAGAAGGGGACAACTTGTCCAGGAAGATGTTGAGAGAGATGGCATGGAAACTTCTGA ATGTGGTGGAGATTACCCAACTAGCTAAAACTGAGCAGGAAATCCACATAGTGGTTAAGGTACGTGCTTCTAACACTCACTGGGTCCTTTCCTCTATTTATGCTAGCCCTAGATTAGctgaaagaaaattattatggAATAATTTGTTTGTTGTTGCTCCCCTCTATAGCTTGCCTTGGCTCATGCTGggggattttaatgaattgTTGTCCTGTCAAGATAAACTTGGAGGCAACCCCTTAATCCCTAGCCGTGTGTTGTCTTTCAAGGAGTGTTTGGACTCTTGTGGTATGGTTGATATTGGATTTCATGGACCCAGATTCACTTGGGTTAATAAAAGGGAAGCGGGCCACTATATCCAGGAGAGATTGAATAGAGGCTTTGCTAACATTGATTGGCGAGAAATTTACCCTGAGGCTGCTGTCCACCATTTGGCCTGCATTCATTCTGACCATTGTCCTGTTCTGCTATCTTTGGATAATTCCCCAACCTCTAAGTTCCACAGGCCCTTTTGTTTCCAATCGGTCTGGATGTCTCATCCTCTTTTCCCTAAGGTGGTTGACGACTCTTGGGTTATTGATAGGGCTTTCAAAGCCAATGTTGATAGTTTTACTAACAATGTGAAGGTTTGGAATAAGGAGatttttggtaatattttcCACAGGAAGCATAGAGTGGAGGCCCGGCTTAGGGGCATTCAGAATAATATTGCAAATGGCCCCaatgattttttgttaaatttggaaAACCAACTTCGGAAGGAGTATTTTGAGATCCTAGCCCAAGAGGAAGAATTCTGGTCAGTAAAGTCTCGGTATAACGGGTTAATTTAA